CCAGGAGACCGTGGCTTTTCCGGCGGCAATCAGGGGCAGGTTAATGATCAGCAGAATCTGCCCGGCGAAGCTCAGGGTGGCTGTCAGGCGTGAGGCGATATCAGCCATGGACATCAGGCGCAGATCGCCGCTGGTGATGTGGGCGATTTCGTGGGCCAGAATGGCGCCCAGTTCGCGCATGCCCATGACGTGCAGCAGGCCGTGGGAAAGGGCGATGGCGGGGTTTTTGCGGCTGCCCACGGTAAAGGCGGTAATGGTATAGCTGGGCAGGAAATAGAGCTGGGGAGGGCGTTCCAGCCCGGCGCGGCTGCACAGGATGGCCAGCAGGTCGTGAATGCGGGGCGCGTGGCTGTAGCCCATGACTCTGGCGCGATACAGGCGCAGCACCATGTGGGGATCTATGCCGGGGGTCAGCAGAATCAGCGTGATGCCGAAACTGACGACCCAGAGGGCCCCCAGGGCTCCGGCCAGAAAGTACCCCACCAGGGCCATCAGCAGGCCCATGCCACTGAGCAGCGCGACGGTC
This portion of the Desulfurispirillum indicum S5 genome encodes:
- a CDS encoding zinc metalloprotease HtpX, translating into MRRKSPDRISYVASKLGNLWQTVALLSGMGLLMALVGYFLAGALGALWVVSFGITLILLTPGIDPHMVLRLYRARVMGYSHAPRIHDLLAILCSRAGLERPPQLYFLPSYTITAFTVGSRKNPAIALSHGLLHVMGMRELGAILAHEIAHITSGDLRLMSMADIASRLTATLSFAGQILLIINLPLIAAGKATVSWLLIITLIAAPTVSALLQLALSRTREYDADLESLRISGDPEALAVALEKIERYQHSWLERALMPGTKTPYPSLLRTHPPTAERIERILTMAPPDHISPAVLETERAPFESPFDTIRRPRRNIWGLWY